In the Streptomyces sp. SJL17-4 genome, CCCGGCCGAGTTGGTGGCGCGCAGAGAACGTTCGGTGCCGAGCGCCAGGCCGATGAGGAGGGACCAGAGCGGGGTCGTCGCGTTGAGCACGCCCGCCACTCCGCTGTCCACGGTCTGTTCGCCGACCGAGAAGAGCAGGAACGGCAGCGCGTTGCAGAAGAAGGCGGCGACGACGAGCCGCCCCCAGGTGGCCCGGTCCCGTGGCAGCCGCTGCCCCGCCCCGTACGCGAGCGCGAGGAGCACCGCCGCGCCGAGCACGCAGCGGACGAAGGTGATCCACCCGGGAGTGAGGCCCTCGTTGAGGGAGATCTTGATCCAGAGGAAGCCCGAGCCCCAGAGCAGGGCCAGCACGCCCATACGTGTCGCCGATGTCATGTCCTCACCGTCCCGCGCCCCATCCGACAGGACAAGCGATGAATCATGCATCCAGCGTTAAGCTGTGCTACATGCTGGATGTGAGACGTATGCAGGTGCTCCGGGCCGTCGTCACCAGCGGCTCCATCACGGCCGCCGCCGGGAACCTCGGCTACACCCCGTCCGCCGTGAGTCAGCAGATCGGCGTCCTGGAGAAGGAGGCAGGCATCGCCCTGCTCGAACGGTTCGGCCGGGGCGTGCGACCGACCGCCGCCGGGCGGCTGCTCACGGAGCACGCCGCCGTCATCGGGCGCCAGGTCGCCGAGGCCGAGACCGCTCTCGCCGATCTGCGGGCGGGCCGCACCGGGCGGATCTCCGTCCGCTACTTCGCCACCGCGGGCGCGGATCTCGTGGCCCCCGCCCTGGCCCGGTTCCGTACCGAACACCCGGGCGTACGCGTCGATCTGAGGATCGCCGACGGCGCGCCGCCCGACGAGGAGGCGGACCTCACGCTCGTCGTACGTCCCCGGGGCGGCGGGCCGGACGCGGCGGGCGACGGACTCCGGCTGGTCCATCTGCTCGACGATCCCTATCGCGCCGTGCTGCCCAAGGGGCATCCGCTCGCCGACCGCCGTACCGCCGTCGACCTGGCCGAGCTCGCCGGCGAACCGTGGGTGGGCAGCGAACGCCCCGGCCCCTGCCTTGACGCGGTCCTCGACGCCTGCGCGGCGGCCGGGTTCGCCCCGGACATCGCGGTGGAGTGCGAGGAGTACGCCACCGCGCAGGGTTTCGTCGCGGCCGGTCTCGGCGTCAGCCTGGTGCCGCTGATGGGCCTGGGAAGCCGCCATCCGAACGTGGTCGTCCGCAGGGTCCGCGGGCCGGAGCCGGTCCGCTCGATCCACGCGGCGGTACGGAAGTCCTCGCTGTCCCTCCCCGCCGTACGCGGCCTCCTCGCGGCGCTCCAGGAAGGGTGAACGGGCGCGAGGAGGGCGTCCGGTGTCGTCTCCAGGTCAGGCGGGTGACAGGACCGTGAGGAGGTGCGCCACCTCCCGGGCCACGGCCGCGCGCGCCGGGTTCAGGTAGTGCCGGGGGTCCACCGCCGTGGGGTGCTCGGTCAGGTGGGTGCGGACGGCCTGGGTGAAGGCCTTGTTCAGATGGGTGGAGACGTTCACCTTGGTCATGCCGGCGGCGATGGCGGCGGTGAGGTCCGCGTCCGACACACCCGAGGAGCCGTGCAGGACGAGCGGTGTGTCGACGGCGGCACGCAGGCGCGTGATGAGGGCGAAGTCCAGGACCGCGTCCCGGGTCAGCATCTGGTGGGAGCTGCCGACCGCGACCGCGAGGGCGTCGACGCCGGTGGCCGCGACGAAGGCACGGGCCTCGTCGGGATCGGTCCGTACACCGGGGGTGTGGGCGCCGCCCTTGCCGCCGACCTCGCCGAGTTCGGCCTCGACCCAGACACCGTGCTGGTGGCAGTACTCCACGACCTCGCGGGTCGAGGTCACGTTCTCGGCGTAGGGGAGCTTCGAGGCGTCGAACATGACCGAGCCCAGGCCGAGTCCGACGGCCTCGCGGACGAGGTCGGGGTTCTCGGCGTGGTCGAGGTGCACGGCGACGGGGGTCTTGGCGGCGCGGGCGATGGCGAGGGACGCGAGGGCGACCGGCTCCAGGGCGCCGTGGTAGCGGACGGTGTTCTCGCTGATCTGCAGGACGACGGGGCGGTCGGCACTCTCGGCGCCGGCCACGATGGCCTGGGCGTGTTCGAGCTGGAGGACGTTGAACGCCCCCACACCGGTGCCCGCCGCGCGGGCGCGGCGGACGATCTCATCGGTCGGCGTCAACGGCATGGCTGGTCCTTCTCCGGGGTGTGAACGGGTGCGGGGCGGGGCGACGGGCGTTCAGGCCTGGGCATCGGTGAGGACGACCGAGCGGGTCAGGTTCCGCGGGGTGTCGGGGTTCAGTCCCTGGGCCTCGGCGACGGCCACCGCGAGCCGCTGGGCCCGGATCAGGTCGGCGAGCGGGTCGAGGTCACTCTCCGCGAGGGTGCCGCCGACCTTGCGGACCTCGTCCGCGAGTCCGGCCGGCAGCGCCCCGAAGCCCCAGGTGACCCGGCCGGGACCGGTGATGCTGATGGGGCCGTGGCGGTACTCCATCGCGGGGTACGCCTCCGTCCACGCGCCCGCGGCCTCGCGCATCTTCAGCCCGGCCTCCAGGGCGAGACCGTAGGTCCAGCCCCTGCCGAGGAAGGTGAACTGCTCCGCCGCGCGCACGTCCTCGTCGAGCGGGGAGGCGAGGGCCAGTTCCGCGTCCCGCGCGGCCTCCTCGACGGTGGCCACGCCTTCGGGCAGGGCGTCCTCGGCTTCGAGGTGCGCGCGGAAGAGGGCGAGCGCCGTGGTCGCGAAGCGGGTCTGGACCACCGACTCCTCGTCGGCGAAGTCGAGGACGGCGACCTCGTCGGCGAGGTCCATGACCGGGGTCGTGGGATCGGCCGTGATCGCGCCCGTGGGGATGGTGCCGCGCAGCCGGGACAGGACGGTCAGTACCTCGCTG is a window encoding:
- a CDS encoding class II fructose-bisphosphate aldolase, with amino-acid sequence MPLTPTDEIVRRARAAGTGVGAFNVLQLEHAQAIVAGAESADRPVVLQISENTVRYHGALEPVALASLAIARAAKTPVAVHLDHAENPDLVREAVGLGLGSVMFDASKLPYAENVTSTREVVEYCHQHGVWVEAELGEVGGKGGAHTPGVRTDPDEARAFVAATGVDALAVAVGSSHQMLTRDAVLDFALITRLRAAVDTPLVLHGSSGVSDADLTAAIAAGMTKVNVSTHLNKAFTQAVRTHLTEHPTAVDPRHYLNPARAAVAREVAHLLTVLSPA
- a CDS encoding LysR family transcriptional regulator, whose translation is MLDVRRMQVLRAVVTSGSITAAAGNLGYTPSAVSQQIGVLEKEAGIALLERFGRGVRPTAAGRLLTEHAAVIGRQVAEAETALADLRAGRTGRISVRYFATAGADLVAPALARFRTEHPGVRVDLRIADGAPPDEEADLTLVVRPRGGGPDAAGDGLRLVHLLDDPYRAVLPKGHPLADRRTAVDLAELAGEPWVGSERPGPCLDAVLDACAAAGFAPDIAVECEEYATAQGFVAAGLGVSLVPLMGLGSRHPNVVVRRVRGPEPVRSIHAAVRKSSLSLPAVRGLLAALQEG
- a CDS encoding sugar isomerase, with the protein product MSTTRTAVEIASQPTTWRQAARTLPQHTSALPRRGERVAVIGCGTSWFMALAYAELRESGGHGETDAFAASEFPYGRGYDRVVAITRSGTTSEVLTVLSRLRGTIPTGAITADPTTPVMDLADEVAVLDFADEESVVQTRFATTALALFRAHLEAEDALPEGVATVEEAARDAELALASPLDEDVRAAEQFTFLGRGWTYGLALEAGLKMREAAGAWTEAYPAMEYRHGPISITGPGRVTWGFGALPAGLADEVRKVGGTLAESDLDPLADLIRAQRLAVAVAEAQGLNPDTPRNLTRSVVLTDAQA